A single window of Sulfurovum sp. UBA12169 DNA harbors:
- a CDS encoding Na+/H+ antiporter subunit C → MEIILALIIAVLTAAGIFLILRARTYPVVLGLTMLAYGVNLFLFAMGRLHIDKAAILKNNAEYADPLPQALVLTAIVIGFAMTAFVIALSLKAYSKFGNDHVNGTPAKRKDK, encoded by the coding sequence ATGGAAATAATACTTGCTTTAATTATTGCTGTTTTAACGGCTGCGGGTATATTTTTAATACTCCGGGCAAGAACCTATCCTGTGGTTTTGGGACTTACCATGCTTGCTTACGGCGTCAATCTTTTTTTATTTGCCATGGGAAGATTGCATATTGACAAAGCTGCTATTTTAAAAAATAACGCAGAATATGCCGATCCTCTTCCTCAGGCACTTGTTTTAACAGCCATTGTTATCGGATTTGCCATGACTGCATTTGTCATCGCACTTTCTTTAAAAGCCTACAGTAAATTTGGAAACGATCACGTAAACGGAACACCCGCAAAAAGGAAAGACAAATAA
- a CDS encoding monovalent cation/H+ antiporter subunit D: protein MHLAILPILIPLMAGILLLLVKHFGLKNQRILSVTMMIVLIIISFLALFQVLQNNLVIYAVGGWQAPFGIVLVLDRLSILMVIVTSLLALGALWYAIASDTDKMGAHFHVLFQLQLFGLNGAFLTGDLFNLFVFFEILLLASYSLLLHGEGNGRTKAGLHYVVINLVGSTLFLFAVGTLYGIVGTLNIADLANKISILPSSNVGIVAAAGLLLLVVFGLKAAMFPLYLWLPGAYSKTSAPVAALFAIMTKVGIYAIIRVHGTIFSDNAGELANYYAPWVLNAGLITLVMATFGAMSAKELKNQIAYLVLASVSTLLISIGMHSVAAMSGAIYYMIHSTLIAGGFFLLSDIIVRSRGQIRGKLIKAPLFSNSVFIGSLFFLYAVAIASMPPLSGFFGKLMILFAAIDHQHAGIILTVVLLSGLFIVVTLAKTGSQIFYDTDNSVEPIHTKITNKYFSPVLFLFIFAPLMAIFANPITEFTHHTAEMIFNTNAYIEAVLNISTETRQ from the coding sequence ATGCATCTAGCTATTTTGCCCATTTTAATTCCTTTGATGGCAGGGATTTTATTGCTTCTTGTTAAACATTTTGGACTAAAAAATCAAAGAATTTTATCAGTTACCATGATGATAGTTTTGATCATCATCTCTTTTTTGGCATTGTTTCAGGTTTTACAAAACAATCTCGTCATCTATGCGGTTGGCGGTTGGCAAGCTCCTTTTGGCATCGTCTTGGTTCTGGATAGGTTATCCATTTTAATGGTTATCGTCACATCACTTTTAGCCCTTGGCGCATTGTGGTATGCCATAGCCAGCGATACAGACAAAATGGGTGCGCACTTTCATGTCCTTTTTCAATTACAGCTTTTTGGTCTAAATGGTGCTTTTTTAACGGGAGATCTCTTTAACTTATTTGTATTTTTTGAGATTTTACTCCTTGCTTCGTACAGTCTGCTGCTTCATGGTGAGGGCAACGGAAGAACAAAAGCCGGGCTTCATTATGTGGTGATCAACCTTGTAGGATCAACTTTATTTTTATTTGCAGTTGGCACGCTCTATGGGATTGTTGGCACCTTGAACATAGCAGATCTTGCCAATAAAATATCTATTTTACCAAGCAGCAATGTAGGTATTGTCGCAGCTGCTGGACTTTTGCTTTTGGTTGTATTTGGATTAAAGGCGGCTATGTTTCCGCTTTATCTGTGGTTGCCCGGTGCATACAGCAAAACGTCGGCTCCTGTTGCGGCGCTTTTTGCCATTATGACCAAAGTCGGAATTTATGCCATCATAAGAGTACATGGTACTATTTTTAGTGACAATGCCGGTGAACTTGCGAACTACTATGCACCTTGGGTATTGAACGCCGGGCTTATAACACTTGTTATGGCCACTTTTGGCGCCATGAGCGCAAAAGAACTTAAAAATCAGATAGCTTACTTAGTGCTTGCTTCGGTGTCAACACTTCTCATTTCCATAGGAATGCATAGTGTTGCCGCCATGAGCGGGGCAATTTATTATATGATTCATTCTACGCTTATAGCCGGCGGCTTTTTTTTGCTTTCAGATATCATTGTGCGTTCAAGAGGCCAAATAAGAGGAAAGCTTATAAAAGCACCTTTATTTAGCAATAGTGTTTTTATCGGCAGTTTGTTTTTTTTGTATGCGGTCGCGATCGCGTCAATGCCCCCTCTTTCAGGTTTTTTTGGAAAACTAATGATACTTTTTGCTGCTATCGATCATCAGCACGCAGGAATAATTTTGACTGTTGTTTTGCTAAGCGGTTTGTTTATTGTCGTCACTTTGGCAAAGACCGGCTCTCAGATATTTTACGATACGGACAATTCGGTTGAGCCGATTCACACAAAGATCACGAACAAATATTTTTCTCCTGTACTATTTTTATTTATATTTGCTCCGCTTATGGCAATCTTTGCAAATCCGATCACCGAGTTTACCCATCATACAGCAGAAATGATCTTTAATACAAACGCTTACATTGAGGCGGTTTTAAATATCTCCACGGAGACACGCCAATGA
- a CDS encoding Na+/H+ antiporter subunit E: MKKIKTFLPHPILSIALVFMWLLLNNTLSAGHVMLGTILAVLIPWFTSDFWPEQICVKHPLTFLKFTGIVAYDILVANIAVSRLILGPNKNLKPTFFNLPLDIKHPLGISLLASTISLTPGTVSCDLSEDKTYLIIHGLSINNIDQAIDEIKTRYEKPLMEVFKLC, from the coding sequence ATGAAAAAAATAAAAACTTTTTTACCGCATCCCATTCTAAGTATCGCGCTGGTATTTATGTGGCTCTTGCTCAACAATACATTATCTGCAGGACATGTTATGCTGGGTACCATTCTTGCCGTTTTGATACCCTGGTTTACCTCTGATTTCTGGCCTGAGCAGATTTGCGTAAAACATCCTTTAACTTTTTTGAAATTCACCGGCATAGTAGCGTACGACATACTTGTAGCAAATATTGCTGTTTCGAGGCTGATACTGGGTCCGAACAAAAATCTAAAACCAACCTTTTTCAATCTTCCGCTTGATATAAAACATCCTCTTGGGATAAGCCTGTTAGCCAGTACCATTTCACTGACGCCCGGTACTGTGAGTTGTGATTTGAGCGAGGATAAAACATATCTCATCATTCACGGTCTGAGCATAAACAATATAGATCAAGCTATCGATGAAATAAAAACAAGATATGAAAAACCGCTTATGGAGGTATTTAAACTATGCTAG
- a CDS encoding K+/H+ antiporter subunit F, which yields MLEFVLSVAIGMIVVALFLNVYRLIAGPGIPDRILALDTLYINSIVLLILFGLYLGSTLYFEAALLIAVMGFVGTVALSKYLLRGDIIE from the coding sequence ATGCTAGAATTTGTACTTTCTGTTGCTATTGGTATGATTGTTGTGGCACTTTTTTTAAATGTCTACAGGCTCATTGCCGGTCCCGGCATACCCGATAGAATTTTAGCCTTAGATACACTTTACATCAATTCCATTGTATTGTTAATCCTTTTTGGTCTGTACCTTGGAAGCACTTTATACTTTGAAGCTGCTTTGCTTATTGCGGTAATGGGATTTGTAGGCACCGTTGCGCTTAGCAAATATTTGCTTCGCGGCGATATCATAGAATAA
- a CDS encoding Na+/H+ antiporter subunit G, which yields MFEIVLAILVFVGAFFTLVGSIGIVKLPDFFTRLHGPTKATTLGAGAILIASSIFFFVSSGELSLHEILITLFLFITAPISAHLMAKSALHLKQKENNK from the coding sequence ATGTTTGAAATTGTACTGGCTATACTTGTTTTTGTGGGTGCTTTTTTTACACTGGTTGGTTCTATCGGCATCGTGAAGCTGCCGGATTTTTTTACGAGACTTCATGGTCCCACAAAAGCTACCACTTTGGGTGCGGGAGCTATTTTAATAGCTTCGAGTATTTTCTTTTTTGTCAGTTCGGGCGAATTGAGCCTTCATGAAATTCTTATTACGCTTTTTTTATTTATAACTGCTCCGATAAGCGCCCATCTAATGGCAAAATCAGCCTTGCATTTAAAGCAAAAAGAAAACAATAAATAG